CCCGTACGGCAGCGAGCGCTACGGCTCCCGCTACCAGGGGCAGCGCGGGCCGACCGCCTCCCGGTCCTTCCTCAACTTCCACCGGACGCAGGTGTGAGCATGCCGAGCGTGCCCCCGGTCCGCGAGAACCTCACCTACGAGGCGTTCGGCACCGCCGTGCGCGAACTCGCGCAGACCATCGCCGACGACGGGTACGAGCCCGACATCGTCCTCAGCATCGCCCGCGGCGGGGTCTTCGTCGCCGGCGGGCTCGCGTACGCCCTCGACTGCAAGAACATCCACCTCGTGAACGTCGAGTTCTACACCGGCGTCAACACGACCCTCGACATGCCCGTCATGCTCGCCCCCGTCCCCAACGCGATCGACTTCTCCGACAAGAAGGTCCTGATCACGGACGACGTCGCCGACACGGGCAAGACGCTCAAGCTCGTCCACGACTTCTGCCTCGACACCGTCGCCGAGGTCCGGTCGGCCGTGATCTATGAGAAGTCCCACTCCCTCGTCAAGTGCGAGTACGTGTGGAAGCGGACCGACGAGTGGATCAACTTCCCGTGGAGCGTTTTGCCTCCGGTCCACAGGTCCGGCGAGGCGGCCAAGGCCAACACGGAAGCGCTCTGAGGGCGTAGGCGGCAGGCCGGGCCCCGGGCGCCGGGCCCCTCGATCAGTCATCGAGGGGCCACGACCTAGCGTGCACTGCGGATCGACGGCGATCAGCCCGACCGGCCGTTTCAGCCCGACCGGCTGTTCAGCCCGCCAGCCTGTGCAGCCCCCGGCCCGATCCGCCGCGCTCACGTCCGCGAAGCCCTGCCGCAGTCCCCCTCGTCCGACTGGCGCAGGCGCTCGTCCATCGTTGTGCTGCGGTCGTACGGGTCGAGGGCCGGGCCGTCGCCCGACGGGGGCGTCTCGCGG
This genomic stretch from Streptomyces deccanensis harbors:
- a CDS encoding phosphoribosyltransferase — encoded protein: MPSVPPVRENLTYEAFGTAVRELAQTIADDGYEPDIVLSIARGGVFVAGGLAYALDCKNIHLVNVEFYTGVNTTLDMPVMLAPVPNAIDFSDKKVLITDDVADTGKTLKLVHDFCLDTVAEVRSAVIYEKSHSLVKCEYVWKRTDEWINFPWSVLPPVHRSGEAAKANTEAL